The DNA sequence caacgccgtgctctaactcctcaggggtccaccagtcctcttcaggaaactcgactgtgggacccaccccatgctcctcagatgtatgacctgcaaaatcatctaaaaaggggtgtacacgtgggatgagctcactagcccagtaaatagaaagatggaccacacacaacagtccacacatcacaacacatcatatgcactacatgccatgctatacattttaaatcacatccacctaagcaacattactaagtctttggttttagtgctactacaaacacagtgcgcgtatactccgggtacgagccgcgaactccctcccgcgatacgcccatagggctgtcggagaaggcccaccgtgagtactcggaaaagtaaagacaatgccgtccaccggctctcaacagaaatgtaaatgactgaaaataaaggtgctgactccagcaatttaaaagcagtacgattggccctcttgaatgtaccaccggggttgccgactgtcctacatgactcgtcgggcgtaatgcctaaccgccacagtgtccgacaaccgcgaccactgcttccccccaaatgataacccaacaccttaacccctgttgggaagggtcgtagcacgggatggtgagaatcctaataccgcatgctcctatatgacaatagtacgattgcatagtgcctccgtgtcccattccacgggccaccaatgcattcgttttcaagccgactacggcatctagtctatcaatgcattatgcaccatgatgtccacattcaacatataacatctcattcaattggcatttgaaaagtaaacatagcacatatgcacatcaatgtgtggaatgactaatctatatagcatattcatgatgacatgactagattagatataattaaatgaatgccaaacaaatgccttgaaacaaggccaaacgtcctctctccacttacttgtagcgtacaaggattcccgttcggtacgggtgagatccggagcgaatcgggtaggatttggtgaacctaacataattgagcggggttagtatttcaccattttagaatcaaaattaatgaaatccgatgtcaaaatcgtgtttaggatgtcaaaagaaggtcacacgtccgatttgggttcgatcggacataaggatcacctccggggccacacaggtgggtcagacaggtgggctgtctacccaccagttttacccaccggttatgaccggcgggtaggggcctgccggttgtacccgccggttgggcccgaaggcccccttgccttctcaggtgggtacccacaggcgggtaggaacccaccggttgtacccaccggttttggcgaaaaagacactgtttcttccccattttctccattctttggggaatcaaatggggcttttccccacccattcttcacaccctcaaggtcctataggatggttctaacctagatctaagttagattcaagtgagggaaaccatcttaccttctttgctcaagaatgacttcaaacccttcaaatcacttcaaactaacaatgcttcttctaccttgtcaatatctcttcaaatccttcaagatcaacacataaatcatctattaaaccttagattcatcatttcaaagggtatttacaagatctcaagaaatcatactcgagtCAAGGGTTTAAAggttgggtatggtgaatgttcacaaaacccaactttgcttacctctaactgtagatctagagttgaagatcactctcccggcaccggaatgggatgaccgagcttcggcgccgttgaaatcccccttttcttcctcttccttctcttcctttcttcttccctttcttctctctcctctttacttttctcaccaacgtacgagagtaataaatggaaagaaaagaaaatcataaagccttatataccattcctaattaagtgaatagtcttggatgggtcactcaggtgggtgggtgtacccacctgtcctacccacctgagagccaaaacttgggattttgaccgggttcggacctcggcgcgaaccccaccccaagcatacgatgtagcatacgtatataccttaaaatacggatataatacctgttttatccgtacatagccttatggtaggtgcacgtacacggtttgggcactcccgtctcttctggcattggctcggacttgtcgggccagccggtgtttaaggtcacccgtgccatcatagcccataaggaacctgctctaatttcctttggctcggttcctgcatggttaaaccggttcaaccgcgaaatcagaccgggtttaagaagcggggtattacatataatataaacaaaatatatcaattggtgatttctattgatatttatcatatttacacaaaaagaatgttttcacattttgatcataattacagttatgcctcCATAGGGTTAtatctgttaagtacaaaaagaatgaaaaatagaagatgatactcccattcTCAGCGTgttccaaatgcacaatcatcgtacacgcatccatcctcatgtgcaaccagctcctcatcccagaggtcacttccgtagagagccgggacctcgatcacagtttccaaaggattttctgaatcatctaaaaaggggcaacaacggggtgtgagcttccatgaagccttgaagcccagtgaggggtaaccctagtttattcgcgtttaaaacgcgttttaaacgtcGAACCGTTTTTTTgacgttttaaacgccgtttgccgaacTGTTCACAGAAATTCtgtaaaaaacgggaacgggcaTATTTAAAGTTTAAAACGCGTTTCAAACGGgtatccgtttttttactatcaaaaaaatggatattaaaaaataattaaaatttcacTCTATTGATCATTCTCGGCCATTCGATTTCGgcccattcccaaatcaaaatccCTCATTTCAAACTTCAACCCTAACTctcacttcctctcttcttctctcccaacGACGGACGACTGACGACTGGTCATCAGAGATTTGTTATCGGTTTCTCGTGAACACGGTGCGGCCGGAGTTGTCTACGTCTCTACGATCCACGACGACGACGGCCAGTGGAAACACCTGTGAGAActggacgacgacgacgacggaCGACGAACGACTGGAAGACTGGAGAcggacgacgacgacgacggaCGACTGAACGATTGGAGTACTGGACTCGAGCTCGACTTCACCTCACTACCGCGGACGACTGAACGACTGGAGTACTGGACTCGAGCAGTCGAGCTCGACTTCACCTCACTACGGCGGACGACGGACGATGGACCACGGACGACGGACTACAGACTACGGACGACGGACGACGGACGACTGACGACGGACGTCGAAGGACGAAGGACGAGCTCAAACACCGGATTCGACTTCACCCCTGTTTCTATTATTGCAGAAAGaggtttttgattttgattcctttttgatttctttatattttgtgATCTGGTTAAATGAGCCATACATAGATATAATCCTCATGCCGGAGACCACAAGCTTATTCATGCAATGCACTCCAAGCTCTTGTTTAACATACTACacatgaaagggaaaataagCATATCCTTCTATCAGGTTTTCCACAATATTCACCTTTAGTGAGCAACAATCTTCTAAAAATCTATAAGATCAACCCTACTTGGTTGTCGGCTTATAGGTAGATATATCCAGACTTTGATTTCACCTTCacgattgcttttttttttttctttttatttttaaggtgCAACATGTGGCTGTTTGGATCAAGAAGGATCTTGCAGAAATTTCAAGAAGCTTCCATACAAACTGGCATCTGCTGCATCATTGGGTTGATTCTCATTAACCCTTGTTTTTTTATACGGAGCCGATAGACCATACATAGTTTCCAGCCCCTTTTGATTTAgcatcttctttttatttttttctaggtTATATAGGAGAAAAGGTTTCTCTCTGTTCAGTTGCAGAAATTATTTGGTAAATTAGAATCACTTTGTTTCACAATTTAGTATACTTTGTTAAAATATGAATGAATATTTGAGTGTTAATCGTTAATTCTTTATTCTCAATTCTCATATGTACTCatcatatatattaaatttgaaTAAATATTTGATTGCATATTATGTAGGTACTTGATATTATTGAAAAATGGTTAGAAAAAAGGATAAGTTTTGGGAACATGTACAACAACTTGGGCCGAGCCGTTTTAAATGCAATTATTGTGAACTTGACTACTCTGGTAGTGTTACTCGAGTGAAAGCTCATTTGGCTTGCTTGACTGGCCATGATGTTTAAATTTATACAAAAGTCCCTGATCATGTTCAAGCTGAAGCCAGTGCAGAAATGAATTTGAGTgcatctaaaaagaaaaggacaaaTGAGACCCTAGAAAGTGGAATTGGCTCCACAAGTTCTCTTGGTAGGAGCATTCATCAAACCACAATGGTAGAGTTGGCTGCTAAACAAGACAAGAAGTCATTAGAAAAGATGATAGGAGaatttttttgttaagaataacatttctttcaatgttaTTCAGACAGAATCTTTTATTCAAATGATGAAAGGTGCTTGTGCCTATGGTCAGGGTTTTGTTATTCCTAGTTACTCTACTCTTCGTACACGTTTGATTCCTGAAGCTAAGGTAGAGATCATGGAATATGTGAGCAACATAAAGTCAACATGGGGTGACACAGGTTGCACAATAATGTCTGATTCTTGGACTGACCTAAAGAAGAGGTCTTGGGTCAATGTGATAGCTTATTCTCCTGGTGGGGCTGTATTCCTGAAGTGTATTGATTGTGGTTCAAATAGTATTACTGCTGGATATCTTTTTAGAGAAATTTCTAATGTTATTGAAATGCTTGGACCACAACATGTTGTGCAATTTGTTTTAGATAATGGTGCTAACTATAATTGTTGTGGTGATATGTTGATTGGAAAATGGTCTCACATGTATCGGACAAATTGTGCTGCAGATGGGATTAATTTGCTTTTAAAGGATATCCATAAGCATGTTAGATGGGTGAGGaaaattattgatgatggtAAACATGTAGTGGATTATATGCACAGGCACACAACTATTATAGCCTTAATGAGGGAATTCACAAATGCCAAAGAGATTAAGCAGCCTTGCAAGACAAGGTTTGCTACTAATTTTTTAATGCTCCAATCTCTTATTGTAGTTGAGAATGAGTTAAGGCAATTGGTTGCATCATCTGAATGGAGAGGCTTCCATTGCAATAGAGTTGAAATATCATTAAAAACTGTCAGGATAATTCAATCTGATATATTCTGGGAAGAGGCAAAGGAGGTTATTGCTTTTATGGATCCTCTCATTAGGATTCTTCGCCTTGTTGATTCAGATGGTTCCACTGCATGTTACTTGTATGAAGCAACTGTtaggacaaaagaaaaattgaggaAGTTAAAGGAGAGTGATGGAGTAAAGTGCTTTACCATATTGGATTTGTTTGATACAAGGGTGGAAAAGAATATAATTCATCCTGTTCATGTGCTTGCTGCAGCTTTAAATCCTAATAATTTGTTTGATGGTGGACTTTTTATTGAGACAAATACAGTTGtgcaagctcaagaatgtaTTGTGGCAACCATGGTTCCTCTAGAAGATCATGGGCAATTCACTGCAGAAATGGTTGAGTATCGAATGAGGAGCCCAAATTTGTTCAATATCACAGGAAAGTCTTTAATGAAAACTAACCATCCAAGTAAGTCTGTTAGTTAATtaagtttatatttctatttgtatATCATCCTTATATGTGTTTACTTGTGTTAATTTGATATGTGTTTACTTGTGTTaatttgtagggatttggtggGAATATATGGGTGGTTGTCTTCCTGTGGTTCAGAAGGTTGCTTGCAGAATCTTAAGCCAACCTTGTAGTTCCTCTCCTTGCGAGAGGAATTGGAGTGCTTGGGACGCTGcacaaacaaagaagaggaacAGATTAACTCCAGAAATGTTAGAAGATTTGGTATACATTAGAATGAATtctttgatgaaggagaagtaTGAAAGCCGAGCAATTCACGATACTTGGTGACTTGCCTGATGTAAACATTGAGTTGGAGACAGAGAGACTTGAAGAGACATATGTTGAACCTATTCATGATCAACCTAATTCTATATTATGATACActtgtgctttttttttaatgaaatgggaTGATGTAATTTGGATGATACATTTTGGATTATGTAGTTTGGATGatgattttggatatttaaatgatgtattttggatatttgaatgGTGTATTTTGGATCTTATATTAATCTTTGGATGGATATATTTTTGATGTTATTTCAT is a window from the Macadamia integrifolia cultivar HAES 741 chromosome 5, SCU_Mint_v3, whole genome shotgun sequence genome containing:
- the LOC122078035 gene encoding uncharacterized protein LOC122078035; protein product: MMKGACAYGQGFVIPSYSTLRTRLIPEAKVEIMEYVSNIKSTWGDTGCTIMSDSWTDLKKRSWVNVIAYSPGGAVFLKCIDCGSNSITAGYLFREISNVIEMLGPQHVVQFVLDNGANYNCCGDMLIGKWSHMYRTNCAADGINLLLKDIHKHVRWVRKIIDDGKHVVDYMHRHTTIIALMREFTNAKEIKQPCKTRFATNFLMLQSLIVVENELRQLVASSEWRGFHCNRVEISLKTVRIIQSDIFWEEAKEVIAFMDPLIRILRLVDSDGSTACYLYEATVRTKEKLRKLKESDGVKCFTILDLFDTRVEKNIIHPVHVLAAALNPNNLFDGGLFIETNTVVQAQECIVATMVPLEDHGQFTAEMVEYRMRSPNLFNITGKSLMKTNHPRIWWEYMGGCLPVVQKVACRILSQPCSSSPCERNWSAWDAAQTKKRNRLTPEMLEDLVYIRMNSLMKEKYESRAIHDTW